A genomic stretch from Cellulomonas sp. KRMCY2 includes:
- a CDS encoding glycoside hydrolase family 3 N-terminal domain-containing protein: protein MRRPTRTHRLSRPSVAALAVIGLLAPLAVLSAGTPAAAATADLALSGVATASQSQDDGDGRFPPDNAVDGDPATRWASGNGPDEDVEFTAWLQVDLGGAAQVESITLTWEAAYATAYDLQVATSSPQDEASWTTVHTETAGDGGDDAIALAAPVEARYVRVVMLERVGFDWDPARTHWYGYSLFTLGVHGTPDQTAVLFARATTSVPAGQSAAVPVVLNAPATQDLTVRVTSGGGTAVPGTDYTPVDQVLTFPAGSTRQDVIVETVDRGPLAPVSTVDLALTEPSGGLVLGARAATTVTLSPHGDLPDVGTVVVLDDFESGVPAGYTTWGSSGPVTPVLSTVPSDRDGAPAGNHALQATVGATPVAGDWFGFTHDLAAQDWSASDGFSFWFLGTGSGGLLRYELKSGGQLFERAVVDDTAGWRLVSVPFSQLRLKGDPGSDARFDPSASTGFAVTLTDLGAGDWLIDDIGLYERVTTVEDFEGDVPIAAPGTTVGLFTWGSAGATVSLNVTEMEREGGPVGNHVLSGAYLIPSGGWGGFSHNLAAAQDWSSFQGIRFLWYASQDNRPASPTAGGDIKVELKDGGPDGEHSELWAATFKDNWSPAGSRWKLVELPFSDFTLGGYQPGDAATRSGTLDLTSAWGYALTMVPGTVDAVGYAVDDVQLYGSAVPAPTVAVAPAQEVYLVDPGDAAQVAVRVTTTDGAPLGAAVTVGYADTAGTAQAGTHYPPLTGSLTFEAGAASGSEQVVEVATLATAPVDDARSFELTLTADGAQVSSPRIVLNAVGAPYLDASLPTAQRVEDLLGRMTLAEKIGQMTQAERLGLQSPQQITDLALGSVLSGGGSVPQDNTPAGWADMVDGYQRQALSTRLQVPLIYGVDAVHGHNNVAEATIFPHNAGLGASRDPALVQAIGEVTALEVRGTGVPWTFAPCLCVSLDERWGRSYESFGEDPALVTALARAAVVGLQGEDAGDLSGPSRVLATAKHWAGDGGTRYEPALAGSGYPIDQGVTYADSVDELRRLHVDPYVPAIDAGVGSIMPSYSAVDIAGAGPVRMHENAALNNDLLKGELGFDGFLISDWEGIDKLPGGTYAEKAARAVDAGVDMAMAPYNFGAFITALTEKVADGSVSQERIDDAVRRILTQKVALGLFEQPMADRTYAGDLGSAEHRAVARQAAAASQVLLKNDGVLPLAADADLYVAGSNADDLGHQMGGWTISWQGGSGDTTQGITILEGIGEVAPDASVTYSADASAPMDGADVGIVVVGEPSYAEGIGDVGNNGRSLELPAADQAAIDAVCGAMPCAVLVVAGRPQVVSDRLPQIDALVASWLPGSEGAGVADVLFGAAPFTGRLPLSWPASVDQVPVNVGDPTYAPAYAYGWGLRTDAQRGRLEQVRDALAAGAAREALTAVLDADVWSGDALSTEPADVARAVRLLVAASAELDGAGDDVLFVQAGLVVSVVRDVAQAAVVAGATGLPADALAVTADAEHALMSGRAGEAAELLAGVAGVDLAEPATSTTQLRISPQVNHFGRPTTAVVTVRASAGVSTGTVEIEVDGTVVATGELTAGHHGGGTRAQARIELPADLAVGRHDVVAVYRGTPTVDGSTSQTQRYVVLRAAPEVRTDGTDRTVRRSDPKVVEVQVGPVAGVVPTGTVDVYANGVRAASAALRPDGTASVALPARTRTALVLVVYRGDVTFAPGMARPMVLWVR from the coding sequence GTGCGCCGCCCGACCCGAACCCACCGTCTGTCCCGTCCCTCCGTCGCCGCCCTGGCCGTCATCGGCCTCCTCGCACCGCTCGCGGTGCTCAGCGCAGGGACCCCGGCTGCCGCCGCCACCGCAGACCTCGCGCTCAGCGGCGTGGCGACCGCCTCGCAGTCGCAGGACGACGGCGACGGCCGGTTCCCGCCGGACAACGCGGTCGACGGCGACCCGGCGACCCGCTGGGCCAGCGGCAACGGGCCGGACGAGGACGTCGAGTTCACCGCGTGGCTGCAGGTCGACCTCGGCGGCGCGGCCCAGGTCGAGAGCATCACGCTGACCTGGGAGGCCGCCTACGCGACGGCCTACGACCTGCAGGTCGCGACGTCGTCGCCGCAGGACGAGGCCAGCTGGACCACCGTGCACACCGAGACCGCGGGCGATGGCGGCGACGACGCGATCGCGCTCGCGGCCCCGGTCGAGGCGCGCTACGTCCGCGTGGTCATGCTCGAGCGGGTCGGCTTCGACTGGGACCCGGCGCGGACCCACTGGTATGGCTACTCGCTGTTCACCCTCGGCGTGCACGGCACGCCGGACCAGACCGCCGTGCTGTTCGCCCGCGCGACGACGTCGGTCCCGGCCGGGCAGAGCGCGGCGGTGCCGGTCGTCCTCAACGCTCCCGCGACCCAGGACCTCACGGTGCGGGTCACCAGCGGAGGCGGCACCGCCGTGCCCGGGACCGACTACACGCCGGTCGACCAGGTGCTGACCTTCCCGGCGGGCAGCACCCGCCAGGACGTGATCGTCGAGACCGTCGACCGGGGCCCGCTCGCACCGGTGAGCACTGTCGACCTCGCGCTCACCGAGCCGTCGGGCGGTCTGGTGCTCGGCGCGCGCGCCGCGACGACCGTCACGCTCAGCCCGCACGGTGACCTGCCCGACGTCGGCACGGTCGTGGTCCTCGACGACTTCGAGTCCGGCGTCCCCGCCGGCTACACCACGTGGGGCAGCAGCGGCCCGGTCACGCCCGTGCTCAGCACGGTCCCGAGCGACCGGGACGGCGCACCGGCCGGCAACCACGCGCTGCAGGCCACGGTCGGCGCGACGCCTGTCGCGGGCGACTGGTTCGGCTTCACGCATGACCTCGCAGCTCAGGACTGGTCCGCCTCCGACGGCTTCAGCTTCTGGTTCCTCGGCACCGGGTCGGGCGGCCTGCTGCGCTACGAGCTCAAGAGCGGTGGGCAGCTGTTCGAGCGTGCGGTGGTCGACGACACGGCCGGCTGGCGGCTGGTATCCGTCCCGTTCAGCCAGCTCAGGCTCAAGGGCGACCCGGGCTCGGACGCACGGTTCGACCCCAGCGCCTCGACCGGCTTCGCGGTGACCCTGACCGACCTCGGTGCCGGCGACTGGCTGATCGACGACATCGGTCTCTACGAGCGCGTCACGACCGTCGAGGACTTCGAGGGCGACGTGCCGATCGCCGCGCCGGGCACGACCGTGGGCCTGTTCACGTGGGGCTCGGCCGGTGCGACGGTCTCGTTGAACGTCACCGAGATGGAGCGCGAGGGCGGCCCCGTCGGCAACCACGTGCTCTCCGGTGCGTACCTCATCCCGTCCGGCGGCTGGGGCGGTTTCAGCCACAACCTCGCCGCGGCGCAGGACTGGAGCTCCTTCCAGGGGATCCGGTTCCTCTGGTACGCCTCGCAGGACAACCGCCCCGCCTCGCCGACTGCCGGCGGCGACATCAAGGTCGAGCTCAAGGACGGTGGCCCGGACGGTGAGCACTCCGAGCTGTGGGCGGCGACCTTCAAGGACAACTGGTCGCCGGCCGGCAGCCGGTGGAAGCTCGTCGAGCTGCCGTTCAGCGACTTCACCCTCGGTGGCTACCAGCCGGGCGACGCAGCCACCCGCAGCGGCACGCTCGACCTGACGTCCGCGTGGGGCTACGCGCTGACGATGGTGCCGGGCACGGTGGACGCGGTGGGCTACGCGGTCGACGACGTCCAGCTCTACGGCTCGGCGGTCCCCGCGCCGACCGTGGCTGTCGCGCCCGCGCAGGAGGTCTACCTCGTCGACCCGGGTGACGCGGCCCAGGTGGCTGTGCGGGTCACGACGACCGACGGTGCGCCCCTCGGCGCGGCTGTGACCGTCGGCTACGCCGACACCGCGGGCACCGCGCAGGCGGGGACGCACTACCCACCGCTGACCGGCTCGCTGACCTTCGAGGCCGGTGCGGCGTCCGGCAGCGAGCAGGTCGTGGAGGTCGCCACCCTCGCGACGGCGCCGGTCGACGACGCCCGCTCGTTCGAGCTGACGCTCACCGCCGACGGCGCGCAGGTCAGCTCGCCGCGGATCGTGCTCAACGCCGTGGGCGCACCGTACCTGGACGCCTCGCTACCGACGGCGCAGCGGGTCGAGGACCTGCTCGGCCGGATGACGCTCGCCGAGAAGATCGGTCAGATGACCCAGGCCGAGCGGCTCGGCCTGCAGTCGCCGCAGCAGATCACCGACCTCGCACTCGGGTCCGTGCTGTCCGGCGGCGGCTCCGTGCCGCAGGACAACACGCCGGCAGGCTGGGCCGACATGGTCGACGGCTACCAGCGCCAGGCGCTGTCCACCCGCCTGCAGGTGCCGCTGATCTACGGCGTCGACGCCGTGCACGGGCACAACAACGTGGCGGAGGCGACGATCTTCCCGCACAACGCCGGGCTCGGCGCGAGCCGCGATCCCGCTCTCGTCCAGGCGATCGGTGAGGTGACTGCGCTCGAGGTGCGCGGCACCGGCGTGCCGTGGACGTTCGCGCCCTGCCTGTGCGTGAGCCTCGACGAGCGGTGGGGGCGCAGCTACGAGTCCTTCGGCGAGGACCCGGCCCTGGTCACCGCCCTGGCGCGGGCCGCCGTCGTCGGGCTCCAGGGCGAGGACGCCGGCGACCTGTCGGGGCCGTCGCGCGTCCTGGCCACGGCCAAGCACTGGGCCGGTGACGGGGGGACCCGCTACGAGCCGGCGCTCGCCGGGTCCGGCTATCCGATCGACCAGGGGGTGACCTATGCGGACTCGGTCGACGAGCTGCGCCGTCTGCACGTGGATCCGTACGTCCCGGCGATCGACGCCGGGGTCGGCTCGATCATGCCGTCGTACTCGGCCGTCGACATCGCCGGCGCGGGACCGGTGCGCATGCACGAGAACGCTGCCCTCAACAACGACCTGCTCAAGGGCGAGCTGGGCTTCGACGGCTTCCTGATCAGCGACTGGGAGGGCATCGACAAGCTGCCCGGCGGGACGTACGCCGAGAAGGCCGCACGGGCGGTCGACGCGGGTGTCGACATGGCGATGGCGCCCTACAACTTCGGTGCCTTCATCACCGCGCTCACCGAGAAGGTGGCCGACGGGTCGGTCAGCCAGGAGCGCATCGACGACGCCGTCCGGCGCATCCTGACCCAGAAGGTCGCCCTCGGCCTGTTCGAGCAGCCGATGGCGGACCGGACGTACGCGGGTGACCTCGGCTCGGCCGAGCACCGCGCGGTGGCGCGCCAGGCGGCGGCCGCGTCCCAGGTGCTGCTCAAGAACGACGGCGTCCTGCCGCTCGCCGCCGATGCCGACCTGTACGTCGCCGGGTCGAACGCCGACGACCTCGGCCACCAGATGGGTGGCTGGACGATCTCCTGGCAGGGTGGCTCCGGCGACACGACGCAGGGCATCACGATCCTCGAGGGGATCGGCGAGGTCGCCCCGGACGCCTCCGTCACGTACTCGGCGGACGCCTCCGCACCGATGGACGGCGCCGACGTCGGCATCGTCGTGGTCGGTGAGCCGTCCTACGCCGAGGGGATCGGCGACGTCGGCAACAACGGGCGCAGCCTCGAGCTGCCCGCGGCGGACCAGGCGGCGATCGACGCTGTGTGCGGTGCGATGCCGTGCGCCGTGCTGGTCGTGGCCGGCCGGCCCCAGGTCGTGAGCGACCGGCTGCCGCAGATCGACGCGCTCGTCGCGTCCTGGCTGCCGGGGTCGGAGGGTGCCGGTGTCGCGGACGTGCTGTTCGGCGCGGCGCCGTTCACCGGTCGCCTGCCGCTCTCCTGGCCGGCCTCGGTCGACCAGGTCCCGGTGAACGTCGGTGACCCGACCTACGCCCCGGCGTACGCCTACGGCTGGGGCCTGCGCACGGATGCCCAGCGCGGTCGGCTCGAGCAGGTGCGGGACGCCCTCGCTGCGGGTGCGGCTCGCGAGGCCCTGACGGCCGTGCTCGACGCCGACGTGTGGTCCGGCGACGCGCTCTCGACCGAACCTGCGGACGTCGCCCGAGCGGTCCGCCTGCTCGTCGCCGCGTCGGCGGAGCTCGACGGGGCGGGGGACGACGTGCTCTTCGTGCAGGCCGGTCTCGTGGTCTCGGTGGTCCGGGACGTCGCCCAGGCGGCGGTCGTGGCCGGCGCCACCGGTCTGCCGGCCGACGCGCTCGCGGTCACGGCCGACGCCGAGCACGCGCTCATGTCCGGGCGTGCCGGTGAGGCGGCCGAGCTGCTCGCCGGCGTGGCAGGCGTCGACCTCGCCGAACCCGCGACGTCAACCACCCAGCTGCGGATCTCGCCGCAGGTCAACCACTTCGGTCGGCCGACCACGGCCGTGGTGACCGTCCGGGCATCCGCCGGGGTGTCGACGGGCACGGTGGAGATCGAGGTGGACGGGACTGTCGTGGCGACCGGCGAGCTCACCGCCGGCCATCACGGAGGCGGGACCCGTGCCCAGGCCCGGATCGAGCTGCCGGCGGACCTCGCCGTCGGGCGGCACGACGTCGTCGCCGTGTACCGCGGTACGCCGACGGTCGACGGCTCGACATCACAGACGCAGCGCTATGTCGTGCTGCGTGCTGCCCCGGAGGTCCGCACGGACGGGACCGACCGGACGGTGCGACGCAGCGACCCGAAGGTGGTCGAGGTGCAGGTCGGCCCGGTTGCCGGGGTCGTGCCCACGGGCACCGTCGACGTGTACGCCAACGGTGTCCGGGCGGCTTCGGCGGCCCTGCGCCCGGACGGGACCGCCTCGGTCGCGCTGCCGGCGAGGACCCGGACCGCCCTGGTCCTGGTCGTCTACCGCGGTGATGTCACGTTCGCCCCGGGTATGGCGCGGCCGATGGTCCTGTGGGTGCGCTGA
- a CDS encoding nitroreductase family deazaflavin-dependent oxidoreductase: protein MPSRITRFNRRFLNPLTVRLAGHGSIVDLEHVGRTSGTRYHTPLMAFRDGADGADGAAGGTVTIALTYGPDVQWLRNVRAAGRCRMRMGRRILTLGPPRTLDPDEGLSRVPQPQRALLRWPIRCRDFIELPILAPPGT, encoded by the coding sequence ATGCCGTCGCGCATCACCCGGTTCAACCGCCGGTTCCTCAACCCGCTCACCGTCCGGCTCGCCGGGCACGGCTCGATCGTCGACCTCGAGCACGTCGGCCGGACGTCGGGGACGAGGTACCACACGCCGCTGATGGCCTTCCGTGACGGTGCCGACGGTGCGGACGGTGCCGCCGGCGGAACGGTGACGATCGCGCTCACCTACGGCCCGGACGTCCAGTGGCTGCGCAACGTCCGGGCCGCCGGCCGGTGCCGGATGCGGATGGGCCGTCGGATCCTCACGCTGGGCCCACCGAGGACGCTCGACCCGGACGAGGGCCTCTCCCGGGTACCTCAGCCGCAGCGCGCGCTGCTGCGCTGGCCGATCCGCTGCCGGGACTTCATCGAGCTGCCGATACTGGCGCCGCCCGGCACGTGA